Below is a window of Cytophagaceae bacterium DNA.
TTGATGATTTCGATTTCTCGTCCTGAGAGATTGGCTAGGTCATCTTTTAAGGTATCTCTCACCAAATCAGAAATTTTTTTGTCTCTATTCAAAAGCTCAAAAACCACAGACTCGCTATAGTACTTTTGTCCCGAGGCAATAACTTTCAATGCTTTTTCAAATTCATCTTTACCGGCCTTTTTCATAACATAACCAGCAACTCCAGCCTGAAAAGCCTCCTGAATAGTTTGAACTTCCTCTGACACCGTTAATAACATCACTTTGACTTGCGGAAACTTCTGACGTATTTGATAGGTAAGTTCTATGCCATTCATTTCGGGCATATTGTAGTCAGTCATCACAAGGTCAATGTCAGTATATAACTCCAAGGACCGCAACAAGTCTTTTGCATTATTGTGCATGGCAACTACCTCAAAATCAGGAATTGTGGACAACAATATCTCAATACTTTCTAGAATAAATTGATGATCGTCGGCTATCAGAATTCTCATAAGGGGACTATAAATTCACCGCAATATAATAAAATTTAGTTACGCTATTTGCCTACAGAATTGATTTGATTAAGACAAGCGGAGATTATTTGATCATTTGAATCCAGATTTTTCTTTTTGCAATATTTTTTTAACAAATAATTGAATTTTTTCAAATATTTATCAAGCAAATTTTCGTTTTTGGATAACAAATCCTCCTTATTTAGCATCGACTGAGATTCCCTCCCAAAGTTCGCACTCTCGTACTCCTATGACAAAAGGAACATTTTGAAGTGTGAAAGCAATTTTTATCCCCGAAGCAGGCCATAGAATCAGCCGATCGCATTCTGAGCTATTGAAAGAGCAAATTTTGGATTAATTTATTTCTTTTTACCCATTTCTGTTGCAATTATGCTTACCACAAACAGCTGAAACGCATGAAATATCATCAATGGTAATAAAATAATGCCCAATGGCATGCTGGCTGGAAAAAGGATTTTTGAAAAAACGGTGCCATGTACCAGTGATTTTTTGGTTCCGCAAAACTGAGCGGTTATTTGG
It encodes the following:
- a CDS encoding response regulator transcription factor, producing the protein MYSPLMRILIADDHQFILESIEILLSTIPDFEVVAMHNNAKDLLRSLELYTDIDLVMTDYNMPEMNGIELTYQIRQKFPQVKVMLLTVSEEVQTIQEAFQAGVAGYVMKKAGKDEFEKALKVIASGQKYYSESVVFELLNRDKKISDLVRDTLKDDLANLSGREIEIIKLIAEENSTNVIAEKLFLSPATVETHRHNILKKLGIKNVVGLVKFAIKNGLI